From the Daucus carota subsp. sativus chromosome 8, DH1 v3.0, whole genome shotgun sequence genome, one window contains:
- the LOC108197390 gene encoding uncharacterized protein LOC108197390, whose protein sequence is MAQEWGSSVGNGFDDYRSSESKSNKLYSVSSLPVSFNPSPGGVCGDNYIEHTVSRFDTLAGVAIKYGVEVSDVKKLNGLVSDVQMFALRTLYIPLPGRHPPSPAITDGSDDAPRSRSSVHTPPLRRHSDLFDTLQSLKLQAPDRKVSPAMHNLRGYYNLTSFEEKTDSEGCQMASYQNGGSLYLEDRPSGKPSTCINSPLSVHRKCKSIASDFKLENGVPPDDASVPTFDKWYGNPARRRLKSVADFSSYLAPETLLKEDASCNGFSVVAGKSLSLRAAANRAVSGANGETLGQSSVSAAAGDSLVQKSGGVKKSYSTPNFQEDSGNSSSIWPTVNWGLKPDFQALSAIPRCDGFPKSLTSKKHKTAVD, encoded by the exons ATGGCGCAGGAGTGGGGAAGCAGTGTAGGAAATGGATTCGATGATTATCGATCATCTGAATCGAAGTCGAATAAGCTTTATTCGGTTTCGTCGTTGCCTGTTTCGTTTAATCCGTCTCCTGGTGGTGTCTGTGgtgataattatattgagcataCCGTTTCGAGATTCGATACATTAGCTGGAGTTGCAATTAAATACGGAGTTGAG GTTTCAGACGTGAAGAAGCTAAATGGTTTGGTTTCGGATGTTCAAATGTTTGCTCTCAGGACGCTTTACATACCACTTCCAGGAAGGCATCCTCCTTCTCCCGCCATAACAGATGGTTCTGATGATGCTCCGAG ATCAAGAAGCTCGGTACATACTCCCCCCCTACGACGACATTCTGATTTATTTGATACCTTGCAATCACTGAAGTTGCAAGCTCCTGACCGGAAAGTTTCCCCAGCCATGCACAATTTACGAGGCTATTATAACCTTACGTCATTCGAAGAAAAAACTGATTCAGAAGGATGCCAAATGGCTTCCTATCAGAATGGAGGATCTTTATACTTGGAAGATAGACCTTCTGGTAAACCCTCAACTTGTATAAATTCGCCTTTAAGTGTTCATAGAAAGTGTAAAAGCATAGCTAGTGATTTTAAGTTGGAAAATGGAGTGCCGCCCGATGATGCATCAGTTCCAACATTTGATAAATGGTACGGTAATCCAGCCAGGCGGCGTCTGAAATCCGTAGCTGACTTTAGTAGTTACCTTGCCCCTGAGACGTTGCTGAAGGAGGATGCTAGCTGCAATGGGTTTTCAGTTGTTGCTGGAAAAAGTTTATCACTACGAGCGGCAGCGAACCGAGCCGTATCTGGTGCCAATGGTGAAACACTAGGGCAGAGTTCTGTATCTGCTGCTGCAGGTGATTCTTTAGTTCAGAAATCGGGTGGAGTAAAGAAATCATATAGCACACCGAATTTCCAAGAAGACTCGGGGAATAGCTCCTCCATCTGGCCAACGGTGAATTGGGGGTTAAAGCCAGATTTCCAGGCCCTTTCTGCCATACCAAGGTGTGACGGGTTCCCAAAATCATTAACCAGCAAAAAACACAAAACTGCAGTTGATTAG